The Pantanalinema sp. genome segment CGAGCAGGCGCAGCGGGCGATCGACGGCGTGGAAGCGAAAATCGAGCAGAGCCTGCGGAGCCAAGCGGACAGCCAGCGCCTGAGCGGCGAGCTGGGGGGGATCAAGGGCCGGCTGGAGGGCCTCGCGCTCGCGCACGGCCGCCAGCAAGAAGCCTTGAACGCCGCGCTCTCCCAGCTCACCAAGCTGCATCAGGACGTCGGCGCCGAGCGCCAGGACCCGGCGCTCGTGGGCAAAGTCGACGACCTGACGGGGCTGGTCCAGCAACTCGCCGAGCAGAGCCGCATGCTGGCGCAGGCCCTCGACGCCAACACCGCAGCGGCCACGCGAACCGAGACCTGGATCCAGGAGGAGCTCGGCAGCTTGCAATCCACTCAGGGCCAGGCACTCGCCGCCCTCGAGCAAGAGAACGCGGCCCTGAAGGCGAGCCTCGAGGCCATGCGCGAGACCCAGGATGCCCTCTCGCACCGCATGCACATGGTGGTTCAGGTGCTGAGCAAGCTCTCCAAGTAGGCCGGGATCGCAAGAATCCCCCCTCCGGGCCCGGAGGGGGGATTCTTGCGATCGATTGCTTGAATTATCTTAATCAACTAAAATTAAGCAACCTTCTAATTGCCGCTGAAAAGGAGCCGCCATGAAGAACCGTCGCAGATGGCTTGCAGGAAGCCTGCTTGGGATCGCCGGGGCCGTCACCTGCCTGTCCGGCATCGCCCTGGCCCAGGAGGTCCCCTCCAGCTACAGCCCGGTGGTCATCAAGGAAAAGTTCGAGTCCGTCATGAAGCGCATGCAGGCGGACAAGACCAAGGTCATGAACCGCCAGGCGGACCTGCTGCGCAGCCGCTACGACCTGGCCAACCGCCCCGCCAAGGGGGTCACCATGTCGCGCGGCAAGGCGATCCAGGAAGGGGTGCGCGTCAAGCTGCCCACCGGCGTCAACTGGGAGCAGCTCGCCTCCTTGAGCCCCGATCAGGTCCGCGACCGCGACCTGTTCCCGGCGGGCTTCATGCCCCTGCCCCACCCCAACCACCCGGAAGGGGGCATGGTCTTCCCCAAGTTCCACATCGACGAGATCAAGAAGCAGACCGGGCGTGACCTGACGCGCTTCGACCTGGAGTTCGACCTCCCCGACCAGTTCCTGCCCGAGTTCCCCGCGGCCATCTACCTGACGACGCGCCCGGACCTCGGCGACGTCTCCAAGGGCAAGGTCGTCACCACCCAGAACTACTACGAGCTGTTCAACGGGGTCCTCAACCCCAAGCAGCTCGAGGGGCTGCGCCTGCTCGTCACGCCCTTCCCTCAGCAGCAGTTCAACCTGACCGAGGACCGCCGCTCCGCGCAGCCGAGCATGGGCGTCAGCTGCTTCGAGTGCCACGTGAACGGCCACACCAACGGAGCGGCCCACCTGGTGGGTGACATCCGCCCGCAGGAGTTCCGCCACCGCATCGAGACCCCCACGCTCCGGGGCGTCAACATCCAGCGCCTCTTCGGCTCCCAGCGGGCGCTCAAGACCATCGAGGACTTCACCGAGTTCGAGCAGCGCGCCGCCTACTTCGACGGCGACCCGGTGATCGCCACCAAGAAGGGGATCAACATCCTCGATCGCGGCCACCAGGTGCACGACATGGCCGAGTTCCAGGAGATCCTGGACTTCCCGCCGGCCCCCAGGCTCCGCTTCGACGGCAAGCTGGACCCGGCCAAGGCGAGCGAGTCGGAGCTACGAGGCCAGGCGGTCTTCTTCGGCAAGGGGCAGTGTGCCACCTGCCATGCGGCTCCCTACTACACCGACAACCTCATGCACAACCTGAAGGCCGAGCGCTTCTACAAGCCGCAGCTGATCAACGGCATGATGGCCTCGGCCGACGGGCCCATCAAGACCTTCCCGCTGCGCGGCATCAAGGACTCCCCGCCCTACATGCACGACGGCAGGCTGCTGACCCTCGAGGACACGGTCGAGTTCTTCAACATCGTGCTGGAGACCAAGCTCACCGCCGCCGAGAAGAAGGACCTCACGGCCTTCATGCGCGCCCTATAATCTCGAAGAGAATCCCCCCGAAGCAGTCTTCGGGGGGATTCTGGCGTTCAGGGCGATTCGGGCTCGGCCTCGCCCTCGGGTCGCTCGCGCGGCGGCCGCTTGCCGAAGTACTGGTACAGGTCGCAGCGGATGTTGCCGTTGTAGAGCTTGCGCTTCTTGTGGGCGACCCGGTCGAAGAGGCGCTCGAAACCCACGTGTGGGGTCAGGACGTAGATGCCCCAGGTGTCCAGGGGCGCGAAGACCTTGCCCATCTCGCGGTAGAGCTGATCGACCTCGGGCTTGTCCCCCAGGCGCTCGCCGTAGGGCGGGTTGGTGATGATGGTGCCGTACTTCTTCTTGGTCTGGAAGTCCTTGAGCGCCTTCTTCTCGAAGAAGATGTCCTGCTCGAGGCCGGCCTCCCTGGCGTGGTAGCGCGCCGTGCTGAGCACCTCGGCGCTGATGTCCGAGCCGTAGATGCCCCGGATCTCCACGTCCCGGCGCACCAGGTCCCGGGCCTCCTGCTGGGCATCTTGCCAGACCGAGCGCGGGACGACCCGCCAGTCCGACGCGTCGAAGTCGCGGTTCAGGCCGGGGGCCATGTTGCGCGCCATGAGGCCCGCCTCGATGGGGATGGTGCCCGAGCCGCAGAACGGGTCGATGAAGTAGCGATCGGGGTGCCAGCGGCTGAGCGTCACCAGGGCCGCGGCCATGGTCTCCTTGAGCGGAGCGGGGGCCGTGAGCTTGCGGTAGCCGCGCTTGTGCAGCCCGATGCCCGTGGTGTCGAGGGTGAGGGTGGCCACGTCCTTGTGAAGGGCCACCAGGATGCGGTAGCGCGCCCCGGTCTCGGCGAATTGCTCGCGCTTGTAGCGGCGCTTCATGGCCTCGACGATGGCCTTCTTGACCACCCCCTGGCAGGCGGGAACGCTCGAGAGCTGGCTCTGGATGCTCTTGCCCTCGACGGGGAACATGGCGTCCTCGGGCATGAACTCCTCCCAGGGCAGGGCCTTGGT includes the following:
- a CDS encoding class I SAM-dependent RNA methyltransferase; the protein is MKNDLTLVATTAFGLESLAAHELRALGYEDVKVENGKATFQADWTGVARANTWLRTAERVLIKLGEFPARTFDELFDQTKALPWEEFMPEDAMFPVEGKSIQSQLSSVPACQGVVKKAIVEAMKRRYKREQFAETGARYRILVALHKDVATLTLDTTGIGLHKRGYRKLTAPAPLKETMAAALVTLSRWHPDRYFIDPFCGSGTIPIEAGLMARNMAPGLNRDFDASDWRVVPRSVWQDAQQEARDLVRRDVEIRGIYGSDISAEVLSTARYHAREAGLEQDIFFEKKALKDFQTKKKYGTIITNPPYGERLGDKPEVDQLYREMGKVFAPLDTWGIYVLTPHVGFERLFDRVAHKKRKLYNGNIRCDLYQYFGKRPPRERPEGEAEPESP